The Malus domestica chromosome 10, GDT2T_hap1 nucleotide sequence agaaaatattaaaaaagagTCATCAAATTGGTAATGTGGCGTACGTCAACATTGTGTACATAGTTTTTTGATATTTGTGCGAGAATTTTAACATTTTGTATAGCCTTTAATTTAGAACAATTTTATAGTTATATATCTGTAATATTACAAGCCGAACTTGAACCAGAGCCAAGCGTTACTCGGTTTGTTGGGGAAAAAAATTCGTTTGTTGGATGTGCCTTTAATATGGCTAAAAAcgcttttaatgaaaatgtttatgggtttcaaaagcactttaagtactTTTCtagaatttacttgcattttttctAAGGATtagttctaaaaacattttcatcaaaaatacTTTCAATTGTTTTAAAAGTATATCCAAACGAGCCatatattgattcaatttattaCTTATACTCTAAATTATTATTGAACGATATGATTAATTATCTTCAAATCCAATGGTTAATTAGTATCAAACTGTTGATGAAACTACAAAACAAGCTTTACATGATACtgaatatatatagaaaacccaGAAGAAATACATCGAGTGCTGGCTGAGGGAGTGAAAAACTGAGAGGGTTGAAATCTAGGGCAGCTAATAAAGCTGTAATTCATATTTCACCACACTCCcctataaaaaatttagaacaTGAGGATGATGAGAGGCCAAacccttgtcaaatattcactctctctctctcatgcatGCTGAGCAGCATTTACATCTCTCCCTCCCGCCATAAATGCAATCGCACCCTCTCAATACGCTCTGCATTAACTCCTTCGCTGTCACATCCTCTCCACCTGGTCCTCTTTCTTCCCCCCTTCCCCtcaaagtctctctctctctctctctctctctctctctctctctcgtttgcTATTTCGATTCTATCTCCCCTTTTTTCTCGTCCGTTCTCTTTCTGTCTCTCCTTCAATCTTCATCACCGCATTCTTCTTAAACCCACAACTCTTCCACTCCTACCCACGACCGTCTCGAAGGGAACAGACAGTTCTTTGTTCCCTCATAGCCTAGAGCTCAAAGGGTCAGCTGCTTTGACCTTCAAGTCCCCCTTTTTGTTTTCTACGCAAATCCTTCCGttaattttagagagagagaaggagcaCTGTGTGGCATTGGGAAAACCGAGATTTGGTTAAGTTGGGCGTTACAATCTTAGTTTAGTGTGTTTGACTCATTAACTACTAGCCAGTCAATTAGCACGCAAGAGCAAAAAGGCTAAGGACTGTTTGAAGGCCAAATTAAACTGTAGTGATACAGTCAGTCATTTCTTTCCCTTCTTACTTGTAATAATCCAgtcaattagggttttttttctcAGACACCGCCAGAGAATCcattaaaattttcaaccaCAACCACCCCACAAAGAGTCAAAACCCCCACACAGAACTCCACACCCAGAAACCACCTCTTACCTCTTCAGAGtcaaagaggagagagaaagagatggagGGTGTGTAGTCTAGGGTTTATTTGGAGAGTGAGATATATTTATATGGTGGTCGGACAAAAGCTTCCGGCAAGAGGTAGATGTACGAAAACTCTCGGCTAATCTTCTCAGGTCAGTTTAGCTTTCTTTTCTATATATTCCGGGGGATAATATATATCCGTATATATTATTTCTCAACGAAAACATATAAGATTAATATTCTGTagaatatttttctttattatatattttccttGTGGTCATTTAGGTTGCCTGATTTTGGGTAATTTAAATTTTCTACATACATGTATTTGTAGGTGTATAAGAGtgtattttggttttgggttatTTAAGGGATGCATTTAAAGCAAAATCTTTTGGTTGAAACGGTAAATCTTCTGAATATTTTGCAGTAAAAAAAAACTGTATATCTTCTTGGAGAGGGAATGGGGGAGACTTGTACGTATGTAGAATCGTAGATACATGTTTACAGATTTATCTTGTACAGATTTATCTTACACATCAAATACAGATCACTTGCCCTATTAAATTATATTACCATTTATTATTCTCTCAGATTTATCTTTGGTATttcttattattctttaatCTCTCTCCTcccaaatttattttctttcctgaTTTTCTCTCTATGGATTGGGTCGAAGTACTGGAAGAAAAGGttatttctctttttaattattttcccCCATTATTTTtaatctatatatatttatatatattatcaacTACATTAGGAGTGTCTTAATTCTAAACCTCGCTCTTAGTTTTGGTCTGAGTTCTTTAAGATGTTTATCAGTGCGGTGCCCTTGATTTATTTAtaaacgaatataaattgaccCATATTATTTTGTCTTGGCAGATTGAAATTAAGACAAGAGAGACAGGTATTTAGCTAGAACAAGAATCCTAAATTCTAGGGATTTGGAAGGCGAAAAAAATGCTTCAGCCAAGCATGTTCGAGAATCACATCCTAGATCATATGACGACGAGCAGTACCCACAAAACCTCAGATAGTACTGGCCGACTGCTGGACGATGACTTCGAGACTAAATCCGGCACCGAAACGACTATGGACGCTCCTTCCGGTGACGAGCAAGATCCCAACGCCACCGGCCCGCGCCCCAAAAGAAAACGTTACCATCGTCACACCCAGCGCCAAATTCAGGAGATGGAAGCGTAAGtccttatttttcttgtttgtcttggttttagggtttttcaGATCACGAACTTCATTGtgaatataacatatatatcgatcgaatatttttttttatagattctTCAAGGACTGTCCTCACCCAGATGACAAGCAAAGGAAGGAGCTGAGTCGTGAACTAGGGTTAGAGCCTTTGCAAGTCAAATTCTGGTTCCAAAACAAGCGCACCCAAATGAAGGTAACGCATATATTCCACcaccacacacacgcacacaaacaTACATATGAATTGTACGTATATGTAGAAAAATCAATTGGATATGTATGCACTTTATGCGTTTCCATAAATCATTTCGTTCCAAATTAATATTCCACTTATGAGAAAATTTATCCTTTATTCTCTTTGAGAGTTTTGACTTTATACTAGTCATTAAGAACTTTAATTATATGCGACCTCTATGCACACATTAAGCTCTCGAATAACTTGGCCCTATTTAACTCCTTTTTTAATTGGTTTGATTACTTTGTGTATCAATTTTGACATTATGTATTACTCTTAGGCCCAACATGAACGCCATGAGAATTCAATTTTGAAATCTGAGAACGACAAGCTTCGTGCCGAGAACAATAGGTACAAGGAAGCCCTTGCCAATGCCACATGCCCCAACTGTGGAGGACCAGCTGCGATTGGGGAGATGTCATTTGATGAGCAACATTTGAGGATTGAAAATGCTCGTTTACATGAAGAGGTGACCATTACTATAAAACATACAACACCTCTTTCTCGTTATTATAATTGATCTAGCCTATTGAGTTTTGTTCAAATGGTTTCACAGATTGATAAGATATCTTCGATTGCTGCCAAATATGTTGGGAAGCCTTTGACGAGCTCATTTTCCTCTCACATGCCATCTCATGTGCCTTCCGGCCGCTCCCTTGATCTTGGGGTTGGCAGTTTTGGTACTCAGCCAGGCTTCGTAGGAGAAATGTATGGATCATCTACTGATCTTCTCAGGTCGGTTTCAGTGCTCACTGAGGCTGATAAGCCGATGATCGTTGAGCTTGCCGTTGCAGCCATGGAAGAACTAATTAGAATGGCCGAGGCTGGAGACCCTTTATGGGTTCCTGGTGACCATAACTCAATTCACCAAGAGATTTTAAACGAAGACGAGTACTTGAGGACATTTCCGAGGGGGATTGGCCCTAAACCATTGGGCTTAAAGTCTGAGGCTTCAAGAGAAACAGCATTGGTCATCATGAATCATGTTAACCTTGTTGAGATTCTCATGGATGTGGTAATTAACACACATATTTGAACATTAAGTAAATGAACTTTGGATTTAATAGGACTCTCTGAATTTAACACAAACATGATGTCTTTCAGAATCAATGGTCTACCGTCTTTTGTGGTATTGTCTCAAGAGCAATGACCCTTGATATCCTATCAACTGGAGTAGCTGGAAACTACAATGGAGCCTTGCAAGTGGTATGTacacaaaacacaaattaatttgaatttagaATGGATTAAAGCATTTACTGAAGTTAACAAATATGATGTAATTCATATGTAGATGACTGCTGAGTTTCAAGTACCCTCACCACTCGTTCCAACCCGTGAGAATTACTTTGTAAGGTACTGTAAGCAGAATGTTGATGGAACTTGGGCAGTCGTTGATGTTTCTTTGGACAACCTACGCCAAAGTCCAGTTTCAAGAAGTCGAAGAAGGCCATCCGGCTGCTTAATACAAGAATTGCAAAATGGCTACTCCAAGGTCTATAAATTAAGTCTTTCACTAGCTAGCTCTTCTAAGCTCATTATAGTTCatgctttttttctttcactaGTTAACATTGTTCTCTCAACTAATTCGCACATTCGTGATTTTTACGTATGATTGTTTAGGTTATATGGGTGGAACATGTTGAAGTGGATGATAGTGCTGTTCACAACATATACAGACCACTAGTCAATTCTGGTCTTGCCTTTGGAGCTAAGCGTTGGGTGGCTACACTTGATAGACAGTGCCAACGTCTTGCGAGTTCCATGGCCAGTAACATTCCTGCTGGAGAGCTTTGTGGTACACATTAATCTTAATTTACTTTTTTGGTAATTAGTTTTCCCTTAATATCAAAGTAATGGGTTTGAATTGTTGTCTTATATTACAGTGATAACTAGTGCTGAAGGGAGGAAAAGTATGTTGAAGCTGGCACAAAGATTGGTGATGAGCTTCTGTACCGGTGTTGGTGCTTCTACTGCACATGCATGGACTACATTATCAGCAACGGGTTCAGATGATGTGAGGGTCATGACCCGAAAAAGTATGGACGATCCTGGCAGGCCTCCTGGGATTGTTCTAAGTGCTGCAACTTCCTTCTGGATTCCTGTTCCTCCCAAGAGAGTTTTCGATTTCCTGCGGGATGAAAACTCTCGTAGTGAGGTACATATTGCATGtcaatatatgtacatatatatctCTGATATATTAGGGCATTGGCATCACAGATATAAATCTGATATATTAGGGCACTGCTACGTATAGCATATGTGTAAACATGCATATTTAATTTATGGCATATAATTTTCAGTGGGATATACTTTCAAACGGTGGGCTAGTTCAAGAGATGGCACACATAGCTAATGGTCGTGATCCAGGCAACTGTGTCTCCCTACTTCGCGTAAATGTAAGTCTCGATCAAAATATATGCATGCGTTATATTGTCAGATTGTGAACAACTGACTAGCTAGGTTAGTTCTTGCATGAATGTACTCCCAAATCACAGTGAATATTCTATTCACCATAGTCTTTAAACACTAGACCAAGCTAATTAATGGGGGAACAATTCATGTTTTGTAGAGTGCAAATTCAAGCCAAAGCAATATGCTGATACTTCAGGAAAGCTGCACTGATTCAACCGGGTCATACGTGATTTATGCACCAGTTGATATCGTGGCCATGAATGTCGTGTTAAGTGGTGGAGACCCAGATTATGTAGCACTTCTGCCCTCAGGTTTTGCCATCCTTCCAGATGGACCTGCTGGGTCCGCAGGAGGAGGAAACCTTGATGTTGGCTCTGGTGGGTCTCTACTCACAGTAGCATTTCAGATCTTGGTTGATTCAGTTCCTACTGCCAAACTATCTCTGGGATCTGTGGCTACTGTTAACAATCTAATTAAGTGCACGGTTGAGCGTATTAGAGCCGCGGTTACATGTGAACAAAATCCATGACAACTAAAAAGCCTAAATACATGGTGAGCTCACTTAATTACtaattagtattttggttttttaattttttcactagacttattattattttcttcttctgtctTTTTTCTTTGGCAGTTGGAAAGAGGTAGAAGAAGAAAGCAAGAATGGTGGGTTTACTTCGAAATTGTGGGTTACCAAAGGGAAAAAGTCAAGAGCGCACCTTATAATATCGGATATATCCTTATCTTGTGGTGTTTTGGCGATATTTAGGAAACCCTAAAGCAAATCACCACCCCACAAGGGTAGTGGGTTCGGGTATTGACTTCCCCTAAACAAAGAGGAAAGTATGCTCAAGACTTTGTTAATTGTTAGCTATCTATGAAAAGTTTGGAATAACTCTGTTCACCTTTAATTACTGTTTGGGTCTAgggattagggatagggttattagGGCTAGGGTTCACCGCAGGTTCGTTTATGCCTGTCTAAGCTTCTTTTCCCTACTCTTGTTTATGTTTAAGAGAGGCGTTTAGTTGGAGTACTTTTGAAATCACATTAACAATGCTTCCAGTTTCAACTGTTTGTAGCTTTCAAAgtactttttgtttatttggtaATTAGTTATCATATTTTTAGGAAAGAGGAGTAGGTCTTGTTACATGCACTCCAATACTTGAAGCCTGACGAGTTAAAAATTATAGATTTGATTCTTGGCAAATTAATCTCAATATGATCAATCAATACTGTAACTTTGAGTTTATTGAAATATATGGTGAAGTTTTTCAGTTAACATATGTTTTATCTTAAATCACTTATTCACAAAattctctttgtcaaccaaa carries:
- the LOC103446683 gene encoding homeobox-leucine zipper protein MERISTEM L1-like; protein product: MLQPSMFENHILDHMTTSSTHKTSDSTGRLLDDDFETKSGTETTMDAPSGDEQDPNATGPRPKRKRYHRHTQRQIQEMEAFFKDCPHPDDKQRKELSRELGLEPLQVKFWFQNKRTQMKAQHERHENSILKSENDKLRAENNRYKEALANATCPNCGGPAAIGEMSFDEQHLRIENARLHEEIDKISSIAAKYVGKPLTSSFSSHMPSHVPSGRSLDLGVGSFGTQPGFVGEMYGSSTDLLRSVSVLTEADKPMIVELAVAAMEELIRMAEAGDPLWVPGDHNSIHQEILNEDEYLRTFPRGIGPKPLGLKSEASRETALVIMNHVNLVEILMDVNQWSTVFCGIVSRAMTLDILSTGVAGNYNGALQVMTAEFQVPSPLVPTRENYFVRYCKQNVDGTWAVVDVSLDNLRQSPVSRSRRRPSGCLIQELQNGYSKVIWVEHVEVDDSAVHNIYRPLVNSGLAFGAKRWVATLDRQCQRLASSMASNIPAGELCVITSAEGRKSMLKLAQRLVMSFCTGVGASTAHAWTTLSATGSDDVRVMTRKSMDDPGRPPGIVLSAATSFWIPVPPKRVFDFLRDENSRSEWDILSNGGLVQEMAHIANGRDPGNCVSLLRVNSANSSQSNMLILQESCTDSTGSYVIYAPVDIVAMNVVLSGGDPDYVALLPSGFAILPDGPAGSAGGGNLDVGSGGSLLTVAFQILVDSVPTAKLSLGSVATVNNLIKCTVERIRAAVTCEQNP